The nucleotide window AGAAAAATTGGATATATATATATAATTTGGACGCTTTCTTTAGGAATCCTATTAGAAACAGATAAAGTGAACATAGAAAAAATAGGTAAGTTAGCTGAGAAAAAGGGAATTAATGATGAGTTACTTGATTGTTTATTATGCGCTAGTGATATTGGCTATAGTAAAATCACCAATGATTATTATAAAGAAAACCCCTACGCAAAGACACGAGAAATTATCAAACTTGCAGAAACCGATAAAAAAGAAGCCTCTAAACGATTACAAAAGTATATGGAGAAGGAATGGTTTAAAGGGCATTACGACTATGAATGGAAAAATGCTCATAAAGAACCTGGCTATGTAGGATTTTGGAGCTTTGAAACAGCAGCCCTTGCCAAAATACTTGAACTGGATGATACAAGCTTAATCAATAATAATCACTATCCATATGATTTGGCGCATTACAAGAATTCAATGAAATTTAAACCGATCTCTCTCAATGAATTAATTTGTGAGCAGGAGATTGACCAGACTGAAATAATAGAAGGCATAGAAAATAATCCGTTAATAGAAAAGATTATCCCTACAAAATGGCATGCATTTGTCAACGAACTCATCCATGATTATGAGGGGATGGCTGATAGTAACTTCTATGAAAAATACAAGGAAATAATGGGGCTAGACCAAATCTGGTTCCAATTCCAAGAGTATGAAGAAGCCAATGAACAGAAAAATCTCTTAGGAAGTTTAATTGTTTTTGCGATGGTAGAAAAAGGTTATATAGTCCAATTCGATTATAAAGAAGATTTGGAAGAGTACGAATCAAGTATAAAAGATTTCTGGAATCTAACAAAAACTAAATTGGTTCAATTTATAATAGATAATGATCAATATTATTATGCTTTACTACCAACTGATGTGAATATGAAGGATATATATGAAGTTAAGCTTCAAGAAGTAAAGTAGTTTAATGGAAAGAATGATAAAATGGTGGTAGTTGGAAATTCTAACTACCGCCATTTTTATTATTTAATGTACGGATGATTAAATAGACAACAAAACATCGTAACCAAAGCAAAACAGAATGTAAAAGCGGCCATAAAAGATACGAAAAAGGTAATGACAAAGGTCGGCGGAAAAGTGGCCGTTGCGTACACGTCCTTTAAAGAGGGCGGCTACAAAGGGGTAATCTCAGCAGGATTAGACTTCATTCCGATAGTAGGAAATGCGAAAGCATTGGTAGAAGCGGCAATTGGAAGAGATCCGATCACCGGTAGAAAGCTGGAAAGCTGGGAGCGCGGAGCATCAGCCGCTGCTATTTTAGGCGGCCCTCTAGTAAAAGGGGTAAAACATGGTGCAAAACTAGGTGCAAAGGCTATTTCAGGAGCTACATCAAGTAGCAAGAAAACAGTAAATCTGGCCAAGTCCCCAACACCATCGAATCCACCAAAGCAGCAAGCACCGTCTCAGGCAAAGAAGGAAGCAAGTGCAACAACGGCAACACCTGCGAAAGCTAATCAGAATACTAAGGGTACGGGTAATATTAAGAGGATTCCTGAAACTTTAGTTAAGTTTAATTATAATCCAAAGCATGATTCTGCTGAATTTACAAGGCAACTGAAAGCTCAGGAAGAGGGCATGAACAAACTTACAGTTGACGAGTATTTGAAGAATAGACAAAAATATATAGACGAGGGCAGAGCTGTAGAAGGTAATTTAGCTCAACAAGCTGCTAGAGAACAAGCATATACTGATAAAGTTATAGAATTAAGAGAAAAGGGACTCTCTTCTGAAGCAGCTGAGAAAGAAGCGTCGAAATGGATGGATACTCAAGCTGCTCTTCACAATCCTGATCAAATAGCAGGCGGAAATCCTTCGTTAATTGATGGAATGGGTGACAGGCGAGTAAACTCATCATTGGGCGCGCAATGGAAATATAGAATTGATGCTGTTGATGAGCATATTAAAAAAGCGGCTGAGGGAATGTCCGAGGCAGAGAAGAAGAGCACATATTTAAATGTAAAATTAACACAGTGAATTGGAGATTATGTAGATGAACAATATTTTTTTTAGTGACTTTATGCCATATGGGAAAATTCAAGCTAATACTATAGAAAAATATCGAGGGAAAGTACCAAATGACTTATTAAAGATATGGGAGCAATTTGGAACGGGTAGTATTAAAAATGGTTATTTAAAATTGATAAATCCAGATGATTATATGGATTTGTTAAATATCTCGTATTTCCGAAGTGGAGTTTCTATTCCGATATTTACTACATCCATGTGTGATATTATCACATTTGAGGAAAATAAATATTTAAGATTAGTGAAATACCGAAAAGGAAACTTTTCAATAATCCCTACAAGTTTTAACTTGTTTTTTTCTGATTTGTTGGATGAGGCTTTTTGCAACAGGCATCTGGATTGGGCTCAATATGGAGAAGCTGTAGATAAGTTAGGGATTCCTACCTATGAAGATGGTTTTGGTTATGTCCCTTTATTAGGCTTGGGTGGATCGGAAAAAGTAGAAAATTTACAAAAAGTACGTATTTTCGAACACATTCAAATGATTACTGAATTGATGGGAGCGATTGAATAATGACGGCGGAGATTAGATTCGAATAAAAAGGGCTAACCAGTGCCGAATGAACCTATCATTCAACCAATAAGACTTAAAGGGGTAATCTCAGCCGGATTAGACTTCATTCCGATAGTAGGAAATGCGAAAGCATTGGTAGAAGCGGCGATTGGAAGAGATCCGATCACCGGTAGAAAGCTGGAAAGCTGGGAGCGCGGAGCATCAGCCGCTGCTATTTTAGGCGGCCCTCTAGTAAAAGGGGTAAAACATGGTGCAAAACTAGGTGCAAAGGCTATTTCAGGAGCTACATCAAGTAGCAAAGCAAAAACTAAAACAGTAAATCTGGCCGATTCGCCAACACCAAAGAATCCGACAAAGCAGCAAGCACCGTCATTGGCAAAGAAGGAAGCAAGTGCAACAACGGCACCACCTGCGAAATCTAAGGAGCAGGGTAATAGGACTGATGAAGCTGTAAAGAAAAAGCCATATAGTAAAAGTAGGCCAAGTTATGGAAAAGAACAAGTTGAACAAGTGTGGGAAAATGCTAAAGATCCTATTGATGGTAAAGTTTATGACCCAACAGGAGTCGAAATTCGTAGAAATGGCCAATGGGATATGGGACATATTCCAGGAGAAAAATATTCAGAAGTTCATGAATTGTTTATGAATGATACCATTACAAAAAAAGAATTCTTAGAATGGTATAGAAATCCTTCAAATTATAGACCAGAACTTCCAAGTACTAACCGAAGTCACAAGTATGAATAAGGAAGAGATGTTGTAAATGGATATAAACAAAGCCGATTATTGGACAATAATAAAGTTTGGAAATCTTGATCAATTTTTGGGAAAGTTAAATCTTGAAGAAAAAAGTATTGAAGAGGTAGTAAACTCTGTTGATAAAAACGGTATTAGTTTACTTCAAAAATCATTAATTAGTAGAAAGTTTGATATAGCAAATTTTTTACTAGATGAAAATGCAAATGTAAATATCATTTCAAACGAAGGATTTAATGAATTACACTATTTAGCTGCAAATATCAACTATAATGGTGCCATTGATTTGGCATATAGATTGGTTAAAATGGGTGTTGATTTAAATTTAAAGGATAAAAAGTTTACCAATACTGCAGTATTTTCACTATGTCATGAAGTATTAAAAACACGCACTTGGGAAGGGATTAATTTAATAGTAAAATGTTTAGAAAAACGGCCAAATTTTAACGATGTAAATAAACATGGAATTTCATTAAAACAATTAATTGAAGAACGTGGAACAGAGGAAATGAAAAAAGCCATGGAGGGGATTATTTGAAAAAGAGTAGTGGATTAGGTGGTAGCGTAGTATCAAAAAATATTATAAACAATTTAGGGAATTTGAAATGGTGTATTAAAGAAAAACCAGTAAATGACATTGATAATGGGTGGAGATTTTTATCTGATATTGATACAGATGAATTTCTTGCAGCCCCATCGAATATGTCAATTTGCGATTGGGGAACTATTATTGAGATAGAACCTGCAATTATAAATATTTTTGATATGCCAATGGGGACAGATATCACCTTAGTAAGTGAAAATAATAATAAGTATTTTGTTTATACTGATTCGGGAGAAAAGGTAATATTTTAAGAAAATAAAATAGATTGGTTACTTGTTCAAATAAAAATTTTATGAACATCAATATAGACTGAAAAGAAAAAAATGAAAATATGCTATTGGATTGGAGAAACATTTTTAAAACCTTGATGTGCTTTACGCCCTTCAAGGTTTTTGACTATAACTGTATGATTATAAATAAAAATAACACTTCTAAATTACTGTTATGGTTTTATACATTTGTAGTGCCTCCTAAAATTGTTGTTTAAGTATTCGTTGATCGCTTAGAAATGGTTATCTTAGATATTGTTTTAGGCGAACTACTTTGAATCTCCACCGACGAATCTAATTCCTCTTTTACTAAATAAGCAACTACATCACGAAAATCATTTGCGCCCTACTTATTTATTAGTTAATAAAATCAGCATATTTTCTTCATCAGGTAAAACATTGCATTAAGTGCAACCGAATCACTCAGTTTTACGTGTGGGTCAAGTAGTGTAGTGCTAGACAGCGTGACCGATATGCAGGGAGAACTGGTGATGATGGAAGGCTCTGTGAAAGGTCCTGTTTCGGTATCAGAAGCAGCGGATGACGAAGACGACGATGATGAATACCTGGATTCAGCGCTCGATGTATTAGGCATGATTCCCCTAACCGGGGGTGATGTCTAATGGCCAAGAAGAAAAAAGGAAAAGGATTTTTTAGTGCAATTGGAAGCGCCTTAGGCCGTATCCCTGTCGTAGGAAAGGTGAAAAAGGCATCAAAAACAGTTAAAAAGAAAGTAAAGTCTGCCAAAAAGAAACTGAAAAAAACAGTCAAAAAGGTCAAGAAAAAGCTAAGAAAAAGATCGGAAAAGTCTACACCAAGGCCCGAAAAATAAAAAATAACCTGTCCAAAAAAAGATTGTAAAAAAAGTAAAGAAGGCAGTGAAGAAAGCGGTACTGGCCACGAAAAAGGCAGCTAAAAAGGTAAAAAGTACAGCTAAAAAAGCAGCCGAAACCGTCAAAAAGGCAACGAAAGCCGCAACAAAACAGGTCAAAAAGACCGCGAAGAAAGCCGTAACTAAAGCAAAACAGAATGTAAAAACGGCCATAAAAGATACGAAAAAGGTAATGACAAAGGTCGGCGGAAAAGTGGCCGTTGCGTACACGTCCTTTAAAGAGGGCGGCTATAAAGGGATAATCTCAGCAGGATTAGACTTTATTCCGATAGTAGGAAATGCGAAAGCATTGGTAGAAGCGGCGATTGGAAGAGATCCGATTACCGGTAGAAAGCTGGAAAGCTGGGAGCGCGGAGCATCAGCCGCTGCTATTTTAGGCGGACCTTTAGTAAAAGGTGTAAAACATGGTGCAAAACTAGGTGCAAATGCTATTTCAGGAGCTACATCAAGTAGCAAGAAAACAGTAAATCTGGCCAAGTCCCCAACGCCAACGAATCCGACAAAGCAGCAAGCACCGTCTCAGGCAAAGAAGGAAGCAAGTGCAACAACGGCACCACCTGCGAAAGCTAATCAGAATACTAAGGGTACGAGTAAAGAAACTTATCAACATCTAAAGGACTATAAGAATAATAAATATTTTACTCGAAGTGTAGAGTATAATGCAGGTAAGGATGGCACAGGATTTACTTATAAAGTATATCAAAGAGGAGATATTGATTGGGATATGGTCCGAACAAAAGGGGCTAAAAAAGGTCGCGGGTTAACAAATGCTGAAGCATCTGCGAAACACGGTCTTGCTCCTATTCTTGATGATGCAGGTAGTGTAGCAACATTGCATCATTCACAACAAAAAGGTGTTGGACCTTTATATGAAGCTTCAACTAGGTACCATAATATCAGTAATGCTAAAAGAGCTCCACTACATCCCTATAAAGGAAAGTTAAATCCGTTTTATCCAATGGATGAAACAACTAGAGGAGCGTTTCAAAAAGTAGATTCTATTAATTATTGGAAAACACGAGGAGAAGAAGCTTTAGGAGGAAAATAATATGAGTATTTTGCCTGGTAGACTAGATGAAGTTCTTGGAGAAGAAATATATAAACGTGATGATAGAAATCTAGTGAAGGATGCTTTAATAAGGCTAGGTGTAGACGTATCAGATACTTTCCAAGAATTTTATAATCAGTATGCAGGACCTTTTTGGGAAGAGCATGTACCCTTTGAATTACTAGATATATCAGATGAAGAAAATAATATTGAAACATACACAATTATTTCTAGAAAAGAACATGGTTTTCCGAAGCAGTATCTGGTTTTAAGTGAAATGTCAGCTAATGCTGTATTAGTTCTGGAGACTTTAACTGATAAAGTTTATATAGTTAATTTTGAGGGTGGAGATGAAATGCTTTTAAAAGGGGAGTTAAAGGAAACTTGGTCATCGTTTTTTGAGTTCTTGAAGGCTTATTTTAATTGTTAATCATCGTTCAATAAAACATAATTCATATATACTTAAAACCTTGATGCGGAAATAGTAGGTTTCAAAATCGAGAGTTCTTGAAGGCTGTACCTTTAGTTACTTTAATACGGGGATAACGAGAAAAGAACGAGAATTCGGCGAGATGACATTCTACATGGCAGGAGTACTTACTACATTGAATGGCTAACAAACTAACGAGAATGACAAAGCTCATGGTGGTAAAAAAGGATATAATAGTTTTTAAATTTTATACAATTAAAGGTATCCTTGAATTTGAATAATAACTCATGAAGGCTAGACCATCAAGAGTGCTATTTTATATCTATATAAATCTGGTACCATTTACAAGAGTATGAAGAAGCCAATGAACAGAAAAATCTCTTTGGAAGTTTAATTGTTTTTGCGATGGTTAAAAGATTTGGAAGATTACGAATCAAGTATAAAAGATTTCTGGAATCCAACAATAACTAAATTGGTTCAATTTATAATAGATAATGATCAATATTATTATGCTTTACTACCAATTGATGTGAATATGAAGGATCTATATGAAGTTAAGC belongs to Solibacillus sp. FSL R7-0682 and includes:
- a CDS encoding PoNi-like cognate immunity protein, whose product is MRDHLCIEEKCREGIEYHKEFIDEKRKEIINLEEDTKNGIQRKSKDNKSIIEARYLRIFIYEIEDIIAKYSLGEDISAFEQDFQNAINDLEQTGDRKIGYIYIIWTLSLGILLETDKVNIEKIGKLAEKKGINDELLDCLLCASDIGYSKITNDYYKENPYAKTREIIKLAETDKKEASKRLQKYMEKEWFKGHYDYEWKNAHKEPGYVGFWSFETAALAKILELDDTSLINNNHYPYDLAHYKNSMKFKPISLNELICEQEIDQTEIIEGIENNPLIEKIIPTKWHAFVNELIHDYEGMADSNFYEKYKEIMGLDQIWFQFQEYEEANEQKNLLGSLIVFAMVEKGYIVQFDYKEDLEEYESSIKDFWNLTKTKLVQFIIDNDQYYYALLPTDVNMKDIYEVKLQEVK
- a CDS encoding polymorphic toxin type 15 domain-containing protein — encoded protein: MTKVGGKVAVAYTSFKEGGYKGVISAGLDFIPIVGNAKALVEAAIGRDPITGRKLESWERGASAAAILGGPLVKGVKHGAKLGAKAISGATSSSKKTVNLAKSPTPSNPPKQQAPSQAKKEASATTATPAKANQNTKGTGNIKRIPETLVKFNYNPKHDSAEFTRQLKAQEEGMNKLTVDEYLKNRQKYIDEGRAVEGNLAQQAAREQAYTDKVIELREKGLSSEAAEKEASKWMDTQAALHNPDQIAGGNPSLIDGMGDRRVNSSLGAQWKYRIDAVDEHIKKAAEGMSEAEKKSTYLNVKLTQ
- a CDS encoding T6SS immunity protein Tdi1 domain-containing protein, with product MNNIFFSDFMPYGKIQANTIEKYRGKVPNDLLKIWEQFGTGSIKNGYLKLINPDDYMDLLNISYFRSGVSIPIFTTSMCDIITFEENKYLRLVKYRKGNFSIIPTSFNLFFSDLLDEAFCNRHLDWAQYGEAVDKLGIPTYEDGFGYVPLLGLGGSEKVENLQKVRIFEHIQMITELMGAIE
- a CDS encoding GH-E family nuclease, which codes for MPNEPIIQPIRLKGVISAGLDFIPIVGNAKALVEAAIGRDPITGRKLESWERGASAAAILGGPLVKGVKHGAKLGAKAISGATSSSKAKTKTVNLADSPTPKNPTKQQAPSLAKKEASATTAPPAKSKEQGNRTDEAVKKKPYSKSRPSYGKEQVEQVWENAKDPIDGKVYDPTGVEIRRNGQWDMGHIPGEKYSEVHELFMNDTITKKEFLEWYRNPSNYRPELPSTNRSHKYE
- a CDS encoding ankyrin repeat domain-containing protein — encoded protein: MDINKADYWTIIKFGNLDQFLGKLNLEEKSIEEVVNSVDKNGISLLQKSLISRKFDIANFLLDENANVNIISNEGFNELHYLAANINYNGAIDLAYRLVKMGVDLNLKDKKFTNTAVFSLCHEVLKTRTWEGINLIVKCLEKRPNFNDVNKHGISLKQLIEERGTEEMKKAMEGII
- a CDS encoding immunity protein Imm33 domain-containing protein; amino-acid sequence: MKKSSGLGGSVVSKNIINNLGNLKWCIKEKPVNDIDNGWRFLSDIDTDEFLAAPSNMSICDWGTIIEIEPAIINIFDMPMGTDITLVSENNNKYFVYTDSGEKVIF
- a CDS encoding pre-toxin TG domain-containing protein, with the translated sequence MKKAVLATKKAAKKVKSTAKKAAETVKKATKAATKQVKKTAKKAVTKAKQNVKTAIKDTKKVMTKVGGKVAVAYTSFKEGGYKGIISAGLDFIPIVGNAKALVEAAIGRDPITGRKLESWERGASAAAILGGPLVKGVKHGAKLGANAISGATSSSKKTVNLAKSPTPTNPTKQQAPSQAKKEASATTAPPAKANQNTKGTSKETYQHLKDYKNNKYFTRSVEYNAGKDGTGFTYKVYQRGDIDWDMVRTKGAKKGRGLTNAEASAKHGLAPILDDAGSVATLHHSQQKGVGPLYEASTRYHNISNAKRAPLHPYKGKLNPFYPMDETTRGAFQKVDSINYWKTRGEEALGGK
- a CDS encoding SMI1/KNR4 family protein, giving the protein MSILPGRLDEVLGEEIYKRDDRNLVKDALIRLGVDVSDTFQEFYNQYAGPFWEEHVPFELLDISDEENNIETYTIISRKEHGFPKQYLVLSEMSANAVLVLETLTDKVYIVNFEGGDEMLLKGELKETWSSFFEFLKAYFNC